Proteins encoded within one genomic window of Setaria italica strain Yugu1 chromosome IV, Setaria_italica_v2.0, whole genome shotgun sequence:
- the LOC101772825 gene encoding trafficking protein particle complex II-specific subunit 130 homolog: MANYLAQFQTIKSSCDRIVIAVEDVSDLWLNVKESFEQRVPVKKACLNNKARNPVFVDNLPAEFIQTTDSRLRSRFPQEQYLFWFREPYATVVLVTCEDLDEFKTILKPRLKLIVQNDEREWFIVFVSKAHPSNDQATKMAKKVYARLEADFNTKKRERCCKFDLHGPDAEFWDDFDSKMVDCIRNTLDRRVQFYEEEIRRLSEQRFTPIWNFCNFFILKESLAFMFEMSNLHEDSLREYDELELCYSESVTSPGKHREFGGLDTGDDQAALLNPGFKALTQIVQDDVFREFEFRQYIFACQAKLLFKLSRPIEVAARGHAFVVGFSKTLALHENSLPFCFREVWVITACLGLIKSTTSHYDGGAVSVDSEKEFYRLQGDLYSLCRIKFMRLAYLIGYGVEIEKSPVNSASLSMLPWPKPATWPSIPPDSSAEVMEKEKMVLQAKSREKLFNIHRKPLPLEPSLLLREANRRRAFLSVGNLSELYDSADGSGLDANSKLSPNRSASNFMARTMSGPATSETSLPVDRPMRLSEIHVAAEHALKQTISDPDFMTSLSSVEEFEKRYMELTKGAADNYHRSWWKRHGVVLDGEIAALFFKHGNYDLAVKSYEKVCAIYSAEGWEELLADVLPDLAECQKILNDEAGYLASCVKLLSVDSTLFSSKERQAFQSEVVRLAHSEMKHLVPLDVSSLITFAGNAGPPLELCDGDPGTLSVAVWSGFPDDITLESLSLRLSASSSADEGIKAIKSSDSHVLKPGRNTISFDIPPQKPGYYVLGALTGHIGKLSFRSHGFSQDGPVETDEFMSFEKPTRPVLKVRKPRALVDITPAVSSALLMNELQWIGLIVKPIDYSLKGGILHIDAGAELKIEESQMIEIENYRGDMEHASSANSSAEAGRVEKIPIENGKIKLPDWASDVTTLVWFPVRAIDDTIARGESPASPQKQSIVDGMRMIALKLEFGVFHNQVFERTIAVHFTNPFHVSTRVIDKCNDGTLLLQVILRSEVKATLHVKDVQLDLQSGFEHLGKGDGRPASSLFPLVIAPSSRAGILFIIRLSGTKVLDEGENVDSMLNIKYGISGDRTTGAHSPVPVQPGDSEELLFKIALRLKRPVLDPCLAVGFLPFSTDCLRVGQLVNMRWRVERLKNPEDASISGDEILYQVDANPQNWMVAGRKCGHVSLSNEQGSRMEITVTCIPLVSGYVHPPQLGLPEVGEVNISCNPAGPHLVCVLPPALSTSYCIPAA, from the exons atggcgaacTACCTCGCGCAGTTCCAGACCATCAAGTCCTCCTGCGACCGCATCGTCATCGCCG TTGAGGATGTAAGCGACTTGTGGCTCAATGTCAAGGAAAGTTTTGAGCAGAGAGTGCCAGTGAAAAAGGCCTGTCTCAACAACAAGGCGAGGAATCCTGTTTTTGTTGATAATCTACCAGCTGAGTTTATACAAACAACTGATTCAAGGTTGCGGAGTCGATTTCCACAAGAACAATACTTGTTCTGGTTCCGGGAACCATATGCTACTGTTGTTCTTGTCACTTGTGAG GATCTTGATGAATTCAAGACCATTCTTAAGCCTCGCCTCAAATTAATTGTGCAAAATGATGAACGTGAATGGTTTATTGTGTTTGTGTCCAAGGCCCATCCTAGCAATGATCAAGCAACTAAGATGGCAAAGAAAGTCTATGCTAGGCTTGAGGCTGATTTCAATACCAAAAAGAGAGAAAG ATGCTGCAAATTTGATCTCCATGGACCCGATGCAGAATTCTGGGATGATTTTGACTCTAAAATGGTGGACTGCATCAGAAACACATTAGATAGGCGGGTACAATTTTATGAAGAGGAAATCCGGAGGTTAAGTGAGCAACGGTTTACTCCGATATGGAACTTCTGCAACTTCTTCATTCTGAAG GAAAGCTTGGCGTTCATGTTTGAGATGAGTAATCTCCATGAAGATTCACTCCGTGAATATGATGAGCTTGAACTATGCTACTCAGAATCAg TGACCTCTCCAGGGAAACATCGAGAATTTGGAGGATTAGATACTGGTGATGATCAGGCTGCACTGCTAAATCCAGGATTCAAAGCACTAACCCAAATTGTTCAGGATGATGTATTCAGAGAATTTGAGTTTAGACAGTACATATTTGCTTGCCAGGCTAAG CTATTGTTTAAATTGTCTCGTCCAATTGAGGTTGCTGCCAGAGGACATGCTTTTGTTGTTGGCTTTTCCAAGACACTTGCCTTGCATGAA AACTCTCTTCCATTTTGCTTCCGTGAAGTATGGGTGATAACTGCATGTTTGGGTTTGATAAAGTCTACAACTTCGCATTATGATGGTGGAGCTGTTTCTGTGGACTCAGAGAAAGAATTCTATCGTCTTCAGGGTGACCTTTATTCTCTCTGCCGTATTAAG TTTATGAGGCTTGCTTACTTGATTGGCTATGGGGTTGAGATAGAAAAGAGTCCAGTCAACAG TGCATCTTTAAGCATGCTACCTTGGCCAAAGCCAGCTACATGGCCTTCAATTCCACCTGACTCATCAGCAGAAGTAATGGAAAAGGAGAAG ATGGTTCTTCAAgcaaaatcaagagaaaagctCTTCAACATTCACAGGAAACCTCTGCCATTAGAACCTTCTTTACTTCTACGTGAGGCTAATAGGCGCAGAGCTTTTCTTTCTGTTGGAAATCTGTCTGAGTTATATGACTCAGCTGATGG TTCAGGTTTAGATGCAAATTCAAAACTTTCTCCCAACAGATCTGCTTCTAACTTCATGGCAAGAACAATGTCAGGTCCAGCAACGTCGGAAACTTCTCTGCCAGTTGATCGACCCATGAGGTTGTCGGAAATTCATGTTGCTGCTGAACATGCTCTGAAACAGACGATATCAGATCCTGATTTTATGACATCACTTTCATCAGTAGAAGAATTTGAG AAAAGATATATGGAGCTTACCAAAGGTGCAGCTGACAATTATCACCGCTCTTGGTGGAAAAGACATGGAGTTGTGCTTGATGGAGAGATTGCAGCTCTGTTCTTTAAACATGGAAATTATGACCTGGCTGTGAAATCCTATGAGAAAGTTTGTGCTATCTATTCTGCAGAAGGCTGGGAAGAGCTGTTGGCAGATGTTCTTCCTGATCTTGCAGAATGCCAGAAGATTCTTAATGATGAAGCTGGTTATTTGGCATCCTGTGTAAAGTTACTTTCTGTGGACAGCACCTTGTTTTCATCTAAAGAGAGGCAAGCTTTTCAGTCAGAAGTCGTTCGACTTGCTCACAGTGAAATGAAGCATCTTGTGCCACTTGATGTCTCATCACTAATTACATTTGCTGGAAATGCTGGTCCACCTCTAGAATTATGTGATGGAGATCCTGGTACACTATCTGTAGCAGTTTGGAGTGGCTTCCCAGATGACATCACACTGGAGTCTCTCAGTTTAAGATTGTCGGCTTCATCGAGTGCAGATGAAGGTATCAAG GCAATAAAGAGTTCAGATTCTCATGTTCTCAAACCAGGTAGAAATACCATCTCTTTTGACATTCCTCCTCAAAAGCCTGGTTACTATGTATTGGGTGCTCTTACTGGACACATTGGCAAGCTGTCATTCAGGTCACATGGATTTTCTCAAGATGGTCCAGTGGAAACTGATGAGTTCATGAGCTTTGAGAAGCCAACAAGACCTGTTTTGAAG GTGAGAAAACCAAGGGCTTTAGTTGATATTACTCCTGCTGTGTCCTCTGCATTGCTCATGAATGAGCTCCAATGGATTGGATTAATCGTCAAGCCAATAGATTATTCTTTAAAAGGTGGCATATTGCATATAGATGCTGGTGCTGAACTGAAAATAGAGGAGTCTCAGATGATTGAAATTGAAAATTACAGAGGTGATATGGAGCATGCTAGTTCTGCTAATAGCTCTGCTGAAGCCGGAAGGGTTGAAAAGATCCCAATTGAAAATGGGAAGATAAAACTTCCAGATTGGGCTAGTGATGTGACTACTCTTGTTTGGTTTCCTGTTCGTGCTATTGATGATACTATTGCCAGAGGAGAATCCCCAG CATCTCCTCAGAAGCAGAgcatagttgatgggatgaGAATGATTGCTCTCAAGCTTGAATTTGGAGTTTTCCAtaatcaagtatttgaaag GACCATTGCAGTACATTTCACTAACCCATTCCATGTAAGCACACGTGTCATAGACAAGTGCAATGATGGAACCCTACTTCTACAG GTGATACTGCGTTCTGAAGTGAAGGCCACTCTACATGTAAAGGATGTACAGTTAGATCTTCAATCTGGATTTGAGCACTTGGGCAAGGGAGATGGCCGACCAGCGTCAAGTTTATTCCCTCTGGTTATTGCTCCTTCTTCCAGGGCTGGAATTCTATTCATAATACGGTTAAGTGGCACAAAAG TTCTGGATGAGGGTGAAAATGTAGACAGCATGCTGAATATCAAGTATGGAATATCTGGTGACAGAACAACTGGAGCACATTCTCCAGTTCCTGTCCAACCTGGTGATTCTGAAGAGCTCCTGTTTAAGATTGCTCTCAGACTGAAGCGACCTGTCCTGGATCCATGTCTAGCAGTTGGATTCCTTCCATTTTCTACCGATTGCCTCAGGGTTGGGCAGTTAGTTAATATGAGATGGAGAGTTGAAAGGCTGAAAAACCCGGAGGATGCATCCATATCTGGC GACGAAATACTTTATCAGGTTGACGCAAACCCGCAGAACTGGATGGTGGCCGGGAGGAAATGTGGTCATGTATCCTTGTCAAACGAGCAAG GATCGAGGATGGAAATAACGGTGACATGCATCCCGCTGGTGTCCGGGTACGTCCACCCACCGCAGCTGGGCCTGCCGGAGGTGGGCGAGGTGAACATCAGCTGCAACCCGGCAGGACCCCACCTGGTGTGCGTCCTCCCTCCGGCCCTCAGCACCTCCTACTGTATACCGGCGGCGTGA